A genomic region of Runella rosea contains the following coding sequences:
- the crtD gene encoding 1-hydroxycarotenoid 3,4-desaturase CrtD → MKKTAAIIGAGIAGIASAIRLANKGYDVHVFEANSYPGGKLSSFEVKGYRFDAGPSLFTLPHLVEELFEISGKNPKAYFDYIRLDEACRYFWDDGVRLTAHANQRAFAQEIEEKLGEPSAHVLAHLKDSAVKYNVTEKLFLHRSLHKISTYFNRDAFKGYANMHRLDAFTTMNSANERRFQNPRVVQLFNRYATYNGSDPYQTPATMNIIPHLEYNIGAFFPKKGMVSITESLVKLAEGLGVTFHYNTTITKLETQGNRVTKLIFDVSTSAPDSYDIVVSNMDVVNTFRKLLPEAKQPERILRQPKSSSALIFYWGIKKSFAELGLHNIFFSNDYRAEFEHLFQQKTLYSDPTVYINITSKHRPDDAPEGGENWFILVNAPNNEGQDWEALIEQSRQDVLHKISHNLGVNIADFIECEEILDPRSIESKTSSSQGALYGNSSNNRFAAFLRHANFSREFKNLYFVGGSVHPGGGIPLAILSAKIATNLIDS, encoded by the coding sequence ATGAAAAAAACAGCAGCCATCATCGGCGCGGGCATTGCGGGCATCGCCTCCGCTATTCGTTTGGCCAACAAAGGCTACGACGTACACGTTTTTGAAGCCAATAGCTATCCAGGTGGCAAATTGTCGAGCTTTGAAGTCAAAGGTTACCGGTTCGATGCAGGCCCATCATTGTTTACTTTACCTCATTTGGTGGAAGAGTTGTTTGAGATTTCGGGCAAAAATCCGAAAGCGTATTTTGACTATATTCGCTTAGACGAAGCCTGCCGCTATTTTTGGGATGACGGTGTGCGTCTTACCGCCCACGCCAATCAACGGGCGTTTGCGCAAGAGATAGAAGAAAAATTGGGCGAACCATCTGCACATGTTTTGGCGCATTTAAAAGATAGCGCAGTCAAATACAACGTCACTGAAAAACTGTTTCTACACCGTTCGTTGCACAAAATTAGCACCTATTTCAACCGGGATGCCTTCAAAGGCTACGCCAATATGCACCGTTTGGATGCCTTTACGACCATGAACAGCGCCAACGAACGGCGGTTCCAAAATCCGCGTGTGGTGCAGCTTTTCAACCGATATGCTACTTACAACGGCTCAGATCCCTACCAAACCCCCGCCACGATGAATATTATTCCTCATTTGGAATACAACATCGGGGCGTTCTTTCCCAAAAAAGGAATGGTCAGTATCACTGAAAGTTTGGTCAAATTGGCGGAGGGGTTGGGGGTAACGTTTCATTATAACACAACAATTACCAAACTAGAAACGCAGGGAAATCGGGTTACAAAACTCATTTTTGACGTAAGCACCTCTGCACCTGACTCTTACGATATTGTGGTTTCAAACATGGATGTGGTGAATACCTTCCGCAAATTACTGCCCGAAGCTAAACAGCCCGAACGTATTTTACGGCAACCCAAGTCAAGTTCAGCGTTGATTTTTTATTGGGGCATAAAGAAAAGCTTTGCTGAATTGGGCTTGCATAATATCTTTTTTTCGAATGATTATCGCGCCGAATTTGAGCATTTGTTCCAACAAAAAACGCTGTATTCAGACCCGACAGTTTATATTAATATTACGTCAAAACACAGACCCGATGATGCCCCCGAAGGCGGCGAAAACTGGTTTATTTTGGTCAACGCGCCCAACAATGAAGGACAAGACTGGGAAGCGTTGATTGAACAAAGTCGCCAAGACGTACTCCATAAAATATCGCATAATTTAGGCGTAAACATCGCAGATTTTATCGAATGCGAAGAGATTTTGGATCCACGGAGCATTGAATCCAAAACGTCAAGTTCGCAGGGAGCTTTGTATGGCAACAGCTCAAACAACCGATTTGCGGCGTTTTTGCGTCATGCTAATTTTTCTAGGGAATTTAAAAACCTTTACTTTGTCGGAGGTAGTGTGCATCCCGGTGGCGGCATTCCGCTGGCTATTCTGTCAGCTAAGATTGCAACAAATTTGATTGATTCTTAG
- a CDS encoding PorP/SprF family type IX secretion system membrane protein, with protein MRFTKIFSVYLCISVVCYSTIIWGQQLPQYSQYLQNNFLLNPALGGIENYADAKMSYRQQWAGLEDAPRTLYMTAHLPIGNPDFEVAPASPRFSYGRQRGPILPDAHGGAGVSLIRDQTGPWTRFSMNVSGAYHYPLSDDWQVSAGLAAGVTQHTLDFDRIRLANPLDPVVSAGKVNTFRPDLHAGMWVYSTDFFAGFAVQQVLGGKLQFRSTSYDWQGQLVPHYFLTAGYRLPITDEWDFTPSVLFKKSAKAPVSWDLNFKFSYLNQLWFGMAYRKSDAFLGWVGTRVAQKFTVSYTYEYVLSSLQSRTQGSHEITLGLTLGSSSHYSSPRIFW; from the coding sequence ATGAGATTCACAAAAATTTTCTCTGTGTATCTCTGTATCTCCGTGGTTTGCTATTCAACAATTATTTGGGGGCAGCAATTGCCTCAATACTCCCAATACCTCCAAAATAACTTTTTGCTCAATCCAGCCCTTGGGGGTATTGAAAACTACGCCGATGCCAAAATGAGTTATCGGCAGCAATGGGCTGGCTTGGAAGATGCGCCTCGAACCTTGTATATGACGGCACATTTACCCATCGGAAATCCTGATTTTGAAGTGGCGCCTGCTTCGCCTCGATTCAGCTACGGGCGTCAGCGAGGGCCGATTTTACCAGATGCCCACGGCGGGGCAGGTGTTTCACTCATTCGTGACCAAACGGGCCCTTGGACGCGGTTTTCGATGAATGTTTCGGGGGCGTATCATTATCCATTGAGCGACGATTGGCAGGTCAGCGCGGGTCTTGCAGCGGGCGTCACGCAGCACACGCTTGATTTTGACCGCATTCGCTTGGCCAATCCTTTGGACCCCGTTGTGTCGGCGGGCAAAGTCAATACATTTCGGCCTGATTTGCACGCGGGGATGTGGGTTTATTCCACCGACTTTTTTGCGGGTTTTGCGGTGCAGCAAGTATTGGGTGGGAAATTACAATTTCGTTCTACGAGTTACGATTGGCAGGGGCAACTCGTTCCGCATTATTTCCTAACGGCAGGCTATCGGCTACCTATCACCGATGAATGGGATTTTACGCCCTCAGTGCTGTTTAAAAAGTCGGCCAAAGCACCCGTATCCTGGGATTTGAATTTCAAATTTAGTTATCTGAATCAGCTTTGGTTTGGCATGGCCTATCGGAAAAGCGATGCATTTTTGGGGTGGGTCGGCACGCGGGTGGCGCAGAAATTTACGGTCAGCTACACCTACGAGTACGTCCTTTCTTCCCTTCAATCTCGAACGCAAGGCTCGCACGAAATCACGCTCGGGCTCACGCTAGGAAGCAGCAGTCATTATTCGTCACCGAGAATTTTTTGGTAG
- a CDS encoding zinc-binding dehydrogenase, producing MKAAIIQEINQPVSVQEVEKPQAGPGEVIVQLKAAALNHRDVFVQQGKYPGMKLPVIIGSDGAGVVSEIGEGVSEEWLGQEVIINPSHNWGPDDRFYSKSFKILGMPDNGTFAEYLKVEAKYLHPKPQHLSFEAAAAIPLGGLTAWRALMTRASMKSGERVLVTGIGGGVALFVLQFAVASGAEVWVTSGSDEKIEKAIALGAKGGVNYKDPNWAKNLIADTGGDRSGYFDVIIDSAGGPHFAKLIDVATAGGRICFFGGTTGNITDIIPGKVFFKQLNIYGSTMGTEAEFEAMIQFIEEKQIQPILDETFTLDDTEMALRRMDNGTQFGKIVLKIG from the coding sequence ATGAAGGCTGCAATCATTCAAGAAATCAATCAACCCGTTTCCGTTCAGGAAGTAGAAAAACCGCAGGCAGGGCCGGGCGAAGTTATTGTCCAGCTCAAAGCCGCGGCGCTCAATCACCGAGATGTATTTGTACAGCAAGGTAAATACCCTGGTATGAAGCTGCCCGTTATCATCGGTTCCGACGGCGCGGGAGTGGTGTCAGAAATTGGGGAAGGGGTTTCTGAAGAATGGTTAGGTCAAGAAGTAATCATCAATCCGTCGCACAATTGGGGGCCGGACGACCGTTTTTATAGCAAATCCTTCAAAATTTTGGGGATGCCCGACAACGGTACTTTTGCCGAATACCTTAAAGTAGAAGCCAAGTATTTGCACCCCAAACCCCAACATTTGAGTTTTGAAGCGGCGGCGGCAATTCCGCTCGGCGGGCTTACGGCGTGGCGGGCGTTGATGACAAGGGCGAGTATGAAATCAGGAGAGCGCGTCTTGGTGACAGGCATTGGTGGGGGCGTCGCGCTGTTTGTGCTGCAATTTGCGGTGGCGTCGGGTGCTGAAGTATGGGTAACGTCGGGCTCGGATGAAAAAATAGAGAAAGCCATTGCATTAGGTGCCAAAGGTGGGGTGAACTACAAAGACCCAAATTGGGCTAAAAACTTGATTGCCGACACGGGCGGCGACCGCAGTGGTTATTTTGATGTTATTATCGACAGTGCGGGCGGACCGCATTTCGCCAAATTGATTGACGTTGCCACCGCGGGTGGACGCATTTGTTTTTTTGGGGGAACCACGGGTAACATCACCGATATTATTCCTGGAAAAGTATTCTTTAAACAACTTAATATCTACGGCTCTACTATGGGTACCGAAGCGGAATTTGAAGCAATGATTCAGTTTATCGAAGAAAAACAAATTCAACCCATTCTGGATGAGACTTTTACGCTTGATGATACCGAAATGGCGCTGCGACGCATGGACAACGGAACGCAGTTTGGGAAGATTGTGTTGAAGATTGGGTAA
- the rlmN gene encoding 23S rRNA (adenine(2503)-C(2))-methyltransferase RlmN, producing MTETISLSKQDIRKLTVAQLKDWLTQHGEQGFRAKQIVEWLWKKSATSFDEMSNLSLKTRELLSEHFEIRAISNAKSQKSNDGTVKSAFKLHDGHLIEGVLIPADDRMTACVSSQVGCSLTCKFCATGYMDRKRNLDAAEMYDQVVAIDRQAKENFSVPLTNIVYMGMGEPLLNYANVLESIEKITSPEGLGMSPKRITVSTAGIAKMIKKLGDDEVKFNLALSLHAANDLKRNQIMPINESNSLENLAEALQYFYRKTKNRITFEYIVFNNFNDTLQDAKELWEFTKKVPAKVNIIEYNPIAEADFKNTGVDKLEQFARFLDSKGVIVNVRRSRGKDIDAACGQLANREKNE from the coding sequence ATGACAGAAACAATCTCCCTTTCCAAGCAGGATATTCGTAAACTCACCGTTGCTCAACTCAAAGATTGGTTGACGCAACACGGCGAACAGGGCTTTCGAGCCAAACAAATTGTAGAATGGTTGTGGAAAAAATCGGCCACTTCCTTTGATGAAATGAGCAATCTCTCCCTCAAAACGCGGGAGTTATTGTCCGAGCATTTTGAAATTCGGGCTATTTCAAACGCCAAATCGCAAAAAAGCAACGACGGAACCGTTAAATCGGCGTTTAAACTCCACGACGGCCACCTCATTGAAGGCGTGTTGATTCCCGCCGACGACCGCATGACGGCCTGCGTATCTAGCCAAGTGGGTTGCTCGCTCACGTGTAAGTTTTGCGCCACGGGCTACATGGACCGGAAGCGCAACTTAGATGCCGCCGAAATGTACGACCAAGTGGTGGCGATAGACCGGCAAGCGAAAGAAAATTTCAGCGTGCCGCTGACCAATATTGTGTACATGGGCATGGGCGAGCCGTTGCTCAACTACGCCAACGTGCTTGAATCCATTGAAAAAATCACCTCGCCCGAGGGCTTGGGCATGTCGCCCAAGCGGATTACGGTTTCAACGGCAGGCATTGCCAAAATGATTAAAAAACTGGGCGACGATGAAGTGAAATTCAATCTGGCGCTCTCGCTGCACGCGGCCAACGACCTAAAGCGCAACCAAATCATGCCCATCAACGAGTCTAACTCGTTGGAAAATCTGGCAGAAGCATTGCAGTACTTTTACCGTAAAACCAAAAACCGGATTACGTTTGAGTACATTGTTTTTAACAATTTCAATGATACACTGCAAGACGCGAAAGAGTTGTGGGAGTTTACAAAAAAAGTGCCTGCCAAGGTTAATATCATTGAATATAACCCCATTGCGGAGGCTGACTTCAAAAATACGGGCGTGGATAAATTGGAGCAATTCGCTCGTTTTTTAGATAGCAAAGGGGTGATTGTCAACGTACGTCGCAGTCGTGGAAAAGACATTGATGCTGCCTGTGGGCAATTGGCCAATCGCGAAAAAAATGAATAA
- a CDS encoding DoxX family protein: MNNFGLYLMAALYFAAGVVHLLKPRIYLRMMPPWVPMPLAAVLVSGVLEMAFAIGLLFTATRSPSAWGIILLLIAIFPANVYMLTSSKFYRIPKILLLLRLPLQLVLIWWAYQYA; the protein is encoded by the coding sequence ATGAATAACTTTGGGTTGTACCTCATGGCGGCGTTGTATTTTGCGGCGGGAGTAGTTCATTTGCTCAAGCCCCGTATCTACTTGCGCATGATGCCGCCGTGGGTGCCAATGCCGCTGGCTGCCGTGTTGGTTTCGGGCGTATTGGAGATGGCTTTTGCCATCGGTTTGTTATTCACCGCCACCCGTTCACCATCGGCCTGGGGGATTATCTTATTGTTGATTGCTATTTTTCCCGCCAACGTCTACATGCTTACGTCGAGCAAGTTTTACCGAATCCCCAAAATTCTTCTCCTTTTACGTTTGCCGCTCCAATTGGTGCTTATTTGGTGGGCGTATCAATATGCGTAG
- a CDS encoding PLDc N-terminal domain-containing protein: MIAIVHIVRSTLENTLKLIWVLVTLFIPFGWLVYFLAGRPKV, translated from the coding sequence ATGATCGCTATCGTACACATCGTACGTAGTACATTAGAAAATACCTTAAAACTGATTTGGGTGTTGGTTACCCTTTTTATTCCTTTTGGGTGGCTGGTTTACTTTTTGGCGGGAAGGCCCAAAGTATAG